One Methanolobus sp. WCC4 DNA segment encodes these proteins:
- a CDS encoding PAS domain S-box protein — protein sequence MGVTEQHIPENDNSGFEKLVDELPLGILSCDREGNITAVNDFLLKILGSPSAGSTRMINMLTFPPLAGSGISATLEEALTTGKITSIKTPYTSKWGKELFLSFRAFPLKDENGEIYGCHVIIEDLTDKKAVDAEIEKNRLKDSLVSKISDRFINSSFSEIDEDINRTLEELADYTGVDRAALFYTDEGTDFLVKTHEWHADGVISTIPLNGKWDYKKLVLTEFNGMQIINIPDVDRMPEEREDAQKILQELEIKAIAMIPISHHGLFKGFISVDRKEEVHDWEEKDLHILKIAGNMMASILERRNAESLMLEKEQEYEDIIESLDTVIWKADFDDTGNAAQTYISKPMDKMLGFPEGTIGTDWECYFTHIHPDDMEKVQDKLKLAFENPKTPIDVEYRVLSDDGRTTWVNSQGSSSPTGNRTYRMVGTTSNITERKNTEEERNNAENKLRDNEEKLRILIEHAPVELLMLDNDLRHVAVSQRWNDYFGFDDIDTIGMKHYDVMSYLPDEIKAAHKRALKGEVIRNDGNSFELPDGTIRWTRWEVRPWKKADDTIGGIIIFSEDITERKEAEIALKESEERFKALHNASFGGITIHDKGKILECNLGLSEITGYSREELIGMDGLLLIAESHRDRVMTNILAGYEKPYEAMGRRKDGSEYPLRLEARNIPYKGKQVRVVEFRDITEQKKAEEDLRESEALLTEVGIIAKIGGWEFDASTGKGTWTQEVAKIHELDPLNSTDVEFGLSFYPPDSKELIEKAVHDAVQKGEPYDLELELITAKGTHKWIRTIGNPIIEDEKVVKVRGSFQDITERKNDENKLRESEEKLRMFIENAPASLAMVDRNMRYIAASRRWKTDYFLGDRDVTGLSHYEVFPEIPEEWKDMHRRALKGEVIPVAETRFERIDGRVQWVRGEVRPWRAADGTVGGMMFFSEDVTERKQAEDKMARSEAKYRSLFERSNDAIMIHDTNGKILEANERACEMFDYNEEELKQKSMMDLTVPEDREEIRSRMKELRKEGHCRRDNRMLCSDGTIVYADLSATFLEAEEQDLIQTVARDITDRVIAEEAMITAKIEAETANRTKSEFLANMSHELRTPLNSIIGFSDAMVDGMAGEIDNKQKHYLQNISDSGHHLLSLINDILDISKIEAGKMELNFDIVDISSAVNEVVTIMRPLAAEKNLTVDIDLPDDLPGIIADRSKIKQILYNLIGNAIKFTDNDGRITIHTETKGSYLQTSIIDTGIGISPIDQRKLFKPFSQIDSSISRRYAGTGLGLALVKDIVELHGGRIWVESKVSKGSNFTFRIPIND from the coding sequence GTGGGTGTAACTGAGCAGCACATACCCGAAAACGATAACTCTGGTTTTGAGAAACTCGTTGACGAATTACCCCTTGGAATACTTTCATGTGACAGGGAAGGGAATATCACTGCTGTAAATGATTTTCTCCTGAAGATACTGGGATCTCCTTCAGCAGGTTCCACCAGGATGATCAACATGCTGACATTCCCGCCTCTTGCAGGATCAGGTATTTCTGCTACCCTTGAAGAAGCACTCACTACTGGAAAAATTACATCGATAAAAACACCTTACACATCAAAATGGGGTAAAGAACTATTTTTGAGTTTCAGGGCGTTCCCCCTGAAAGATGAGAATGGTGAGATCTACGGCTGTCATGTTATCATTGAGGACCTTACTGATAAGAAAGCAGTAGATGCAGAAATAGAGAAGAACAGGCTCAAAGACAGTTTGGTCTCAAAGATATCGGACCGCTTTATCAACAGCAGCTTTAGCGAGATCGATGAGGATATAAACAGGACGCTTGAGGAACTTGCAGACTATACAGGAGTGGACCGTGCAGCATTGTTCTATACAGATGAAGGTACCGACTTCCTCGTAAAGACACATGAATGGCACGCTGATGGAGTTATATCCACAATACCACTGAATGGGAAATGGGACTACAAAAAACTCGTATTAACTGAATTCAACGGCATGCAGATCATCAATATCCCGGATGTTGACAGAATGCCGGAAGAACGTGAAGATGCGCAAAAGATACTGCAGGAACTGGAAATAAAGGCTATTGCAATGATCCCTATTTCGCACCATGGTCTTTTCAAGGGTTTTATCAGTGTTGATCGCAAGGAAGAGGTACATGATTGGGAAGAAAAGGATCTCCATATCCTGAAAATTGCAGGGAATATGATGGCCAGCATCCTTGAACGCAGGAATGCAGAGAGCTTGATGCTTGAAAAAGAACAGGAATATGAAGATATCATCGAATCACTGGATACCGTTATCTGGAAAGCTGATTTTGATGATACAGGAAATGCAGCACAAACTTACATTTCCAAACCAATGGATAAAATGCTGGGTTTCCCCGAGGGCACCATAGGAACTGACTGGGAATGTTATTTTACACATATACATCCGGATGATATGGAAAAGGTGCAGGATAAATTGAAACTTGCATTTGAAAACCCAAAAACTCCGATAGATGTCGAGTACAGGGTTTTGTCAGACGATGGAAGAACTACATGGGTTAACTCTCAGGGTTCTTCCAGTCCGACAGGAAACAGGACTTATCGGATGGTTGGAACCACATCCAATATTACTGAAAGGAAAAATACCGAGGAAGAACGCAATAATGCTGAGAACAAATTGCGTGATAACGAGGAAAAACTAAGAATTCTGATCGAGCATGCGCCAGTAGAACTATTAATGCTGGATAATGATCTAAGACATGTAGCCGTAAGTCAGCGATGGAATGATTACTTCGGTTTTGATGACATAGATACCATCGGAATGAAACATTATGATGTAATGTCATACTTGCCTGATGAGATCAAAGCCGCACACAAGCGTGCCCTTAAAGGAGAAGTTATTCGAAACGATGGAAATAGCTTCGAACTTCCTGACGGAACCATACGCTGGACACGTTGGGAGGTAAGACCATGGAAGAAGGCCGATGACACCATTGGTGGCATCATAATTTTCTCAGAAGACATTACTGAACGAAAAGAAGCTGAGATCGCACTCAAAGAAAGTGAAGAACGGTTCAAAGCATTACATAACGCATCTTTTGGTGGCATCACCATTCACGATAAAGGGAAGATCCTTGAATGTAACCTGGGTCTTTCTGAAATTACCGGTTACTCGCGGGAAGAACTGATAGGAATGGACGGATTGCTGCTAATAGCTGAAAGTCACAGGGACAGGGTAATGACCAATATCCTTGCAGGTTACGAGAAACCGTATGAAGCAATGGGACGTCGCAAAGATGGCAGCGAGTATCCCCTCAGACTGGAAGCAAGGAACATACCATACAAAGGAAAGCAGGTAAGGGTTGTTGAGTTCAGGGATATTACCGAGCAGAAAAAGGCAGAAGAGGACTTACGCGAGAGTGAAGCTCTCCTAACTGAAGTTGGGATCATTGCAAAGATAGGAGGATGGGAATTTGATGCATCAACTGGTAAAGGAACATGGACACAGGAAGTTGCAAAGATCCATGAACTGGATCCTTTAAATTCTACAGATGTGGAATTCGGATTGAGTTTCTATCCCCCTGATTCAAAAGAGCTTATTGAAAAAGCTGTCCATGATGCTGTACAAAAAGGTGAACCTTACGACCTTGAACTGGAATTGATCACAGCTAAAGGTACGCATAAATGGATAAGAACAATTGGAAATCCAATAATAGAAGACGAAAAGGTAGTGAAGGTAAGAGGATCGTTCCAGGACATCACAGAGCGCAAAAATGATGAGAATAAACTGCGAGAGAGCGAGGAAAAGCTCAGAATGTTCATAGAGAATGCACCAGCATCCTTAGCCATGGTCGATCGCAATATGCGGTACATAGCTGCAAGTCGTCGCTGGAAAACGGATTATTTTCTCGGAGACAGGGATGTGACCGGATTATCACACTACGAAGTGTTCCCTGAAATTCCTGAAGAATGGAAAGATATGCATCGAAGGGCCTTGAAAGGTGAAGTTATACCTGTCGCAGAGACACGTTTTGAGAGAATTGATGGAAGGGTACAGTGGGTACGTGGGGAAGTACGACCATGGAGAGCAGCAGATGGTACCGTTGGTGGAATGATGTTCTTCTCGGAAGACGTTACCGAACGTAAACAAGCCGAAGATAAGATGGCCAGGAGCGAGGCTAAATACAGAAGCCTTTTTGAAAGGTCCAATGATGCCATAATGATACATGATACCAACGGAAAGATCCTGGAAGCAAATGAAAGGGCCTGTGAAATGTTCGATTATAATGAAGAGGAACTTAAACAGAAGTCGATGATGGACCTGACAGTACCAGAGGACAGGGAAGAGATACGGTCAAGGATGAAAGAACTCAGGAAAGAAGGACACTGCCGTAGAGATAACAGGATGCTGTGTTCTGATGGAACTATCGTATATGCGGATCTGAGTGCTACATTCCTCGAAGCGGAAGAGCAGGACCTTATACAGACCGTAGCCAGGGATATAACTGACCGGGTGATAGCTGAAGAGGCCATGATAACTGCAAAGATAGAAGCTGAGACTGCCAATCGTACAAAAAGCGAGTTCCTTGCCAATATGAGCCATGAACTGCGTACACCACTTAATTCTATAATCGGTTTTTCAGATGCAATGGTAGATGGTATGGCAGGGGAGATCGATAATAAGCAGAAACATTATCTTCAAAATATATCTGATAGTGGACACCATCTTTTGAGCCTTATAAATGATATTCTCGATATCTCGAAGATCGAAGCAGGCAAGATGGAACTGAATTTCGATATCGTTGATATCTCATCAGCCGTCAATGAGGTCGTTACAATAATGCGTCCGCTTGCTGCAGAAAAGAACCTGACAGTCGATATTGACCTGCCTGATGATCTTCCGGGGATAATTGCAGACCGATCAAAGATCAAACAGATCTTATATAACCTCATCGGAAATGCCATCAAATTCACAGATAATGATGGAAGGATCACAATTCATACTGAAACAAAAGGCAGCTATCTGCAGACATCCATTATAGACACAGGGATCGGTATATCTCCGATCGACCAGAGAAAGCTCTTCAAACCCTTCAGCCAGATAGATTCTTCCATATCCAGAAGATATGCAGGAACAGGACTTGGTCTTGCTCTTGTAAAAGATATCGTGGAATTACATGGCGGAAGGATCTGGGTTGAAAGTAAAGTAAGCAAGGGAAGTAATTTTACATTCAGGATCCCGATCAATGATTGA
- a CDS encoding GyrI-like domain-containing protein, producing MESRIKTLEPTKLIGMHLKTSLAQNRTVKLWQSFMPGRMEIPNRTDAAYISMNVYPEGQNGMLSPTTIFDKWAAVEVSSHDVIPDGMEAYTLQGGKYAVFIHKGPASAFPKTMQYIFGEWLPNSEYELDGREHFEILSEDYDRNDPEAEEEVWVPIR from the coding sequence ATGGAATCGAGGATCAAAACGCTTGAACCTACAAAACTCATCGGAATGCATCTAAAGACGTCTCTTGCACAGAACAGGACTGTTAAACTCTGGCAGAGTTTCATGCCAGGAAGAATGGAGATTCCAAACAGGACAGATGCAGCATACATTTCCATGAATGTTTATCCTGAAGGCCAAAATGGAATGTTATCTCCAACAACCATCTTCGATAAGTGGGCTGCTGTAGAGGTTTCATCACATGATGTAATTCCGGATGGAATGGAGGCATATACTTTGCAGGGAGGCAAATATGCGGTATTTATTCACAAAGGTCCTGCAAGTGCATTTCCGAAGACCATGCAGTATATCTTCGGCGAATGGCTGCCGAATTCAGAATATGAGCTTGATGGCCGGGAGCATTTTGAGATATTATCAGAGGACTATGACAGGAACGACCCGGAAGCTGAAGAGGAAGTGTGGGTCCCTATAAGGTAA
- a CDS encoding peroxiredoxin: MGEKSPEEQVTMPLIGDTAPSFTAVTTAGDINFPKDYKGKWVILFSHPADFTPVCTTEFMTFSSMQEEFGELNTELIGLSIDSIYAHIAWLRTIKEKIEYKGMKDVEITFPVIADLRMDVAKKFGMVQPNASDTQAVRAVFIIDPKAKIRAIIYYPLANGRNMDEIRRLLLAMQKSDAEDVATPANWQPGDDVIIPPPGSCGSAKERVESEEEGKYCLDWFMCFKKQ, encoded by the coding sequence ATGGGTGAAAAGTCTCCAGAGGAACAAGTGACCATGCCTTTGATAGGTGATACTGCACCTTCATTTACTGCAGTGACGACAGCGGGAGATATAAACTTCCCGAAGGACTACAAAGGTAAATGGGTCATACTTTTCAGCCACCCTGCAGACTTCACACCTGTATGCACTACAGAGTTCATGACCTTCTCCAGCATGCAGGAGGAGTTCGGGGAACTGAACACAGAGCTTATCGGTCTTTCCATAGACAGTATATATGCACATATCGCATGGCTCAGGACGATCAAAGAGAAGATCGAGTACAAAGGTATGAAGGATGTGGAGATAACCTTCCCTGTTATCGCTGATCTTAGGATGGATGTTGCAAAGAAGTTCGGAATGGTACAGCCAAATGCATCGGATACACAGGCTGTCAGGGCAGTGTTCATCATCGACCCAAAGGCAAAGATCAGGGCAATCATCTATTATCCACTGGCCAATGGAAGGAACATGGATGAGATCAGGAGACTATTGCTGGCTATGCAGAAGTCAGATGCAGAGGATGTAGCCACACCTGCTAACTGGCAGCCGGGTGATGATGTTATAATCCCTCCACCGGGTTCATGTGGAAGCGCAAAGGAAAGGGTCGAATCAGAAGAGGAAGGGAAATACTGTCTTGACTGGTTCATGTGCTTTAAGAAACAGTAG
- a CDS encoding cation-transporting P-type ATPase yields MDFQCRSSGDEHKVSLEHMFERLKGTAEGLSSAEAGRRIVLCGRNIFEETVKEKLIIRYLRQYRNFFSLLLLFGSILSFIAEWLDPGQGNIYIAIALLGVVVLNGTFTFIQEYQAERIMASFRNLIPPKTRVMRDGQITEILATELVVGDVIYLEEGDKIPADGRLIEEHSLKVDNSPITGEAEPQLRSLECTHPNILECRNMVFSGTLVQTGNGKAIIFGTGSDTQIGKLAALTEQTSSVDTPIRRELNDFIKIISAIAIFLGVVFFIVGFLIQDIFLANLIFAIGIIVANVPEGLLPTVTLSLSLASKRMAKRNALIKQLESVETLGSTTVICTDKTGTLTQNKMSIHSVYTGSKHLDVEKKETPPDVLLRVFTICNNSRLTEENPGYKGDPTEGSLLVYSSNFTDIGKLKNDYPRMQEYPFDSKKQRMQVICKTPSGEMEAYLKGAPEVILDMCSHILVEGKEDILDENDKLRLEEEHLSMAKKGERVLAFAYRKAESASEYDDGFIFLGFAGAVDPPRPEAKEAIRKCHRAGIKVVMITGDHPVTARSIAATVGLTNDHEELVLITGEELEKLSTDEITQKLKAPSIVFARTSPVQKLKIVQAFQAAGEIVTMTGDGVNDAPAMKNADMGVAMGSGTDVAREAADMVLLDDNFATIVNAIEEGRTVFDNIKKFIAYILTSNIPEILPFIAFVLLALPLPMNVQLILAIDLGTDILPALSLAVEKGEGDIMKRPPRKRDEKLLTPQVLFTSYGVKGPIEAAAGFACYFAVLFDGGWTWGQQLPFSDPLYMQSITAFFAAVIICQIANVFTSKTRRQSVLTKGFLSNRMVLLGIASELIILSFIIFNPFVNLIFNTAAISMKYILIAVPFALLLLGVDELRKYAIRKDSEFVIRYFKW; encoded by the coding sequence ATGGACTTTCAATGCAGGTCCAGTGGTGATGAGCATAAGGTCTCACTGGAGCATATGTTCGAAAGGTTGAAAGGAACAGCCGAAGGTCTGTCCTCTGCGGAGGCAGGCAGAAGGATAGTTCTTTGTGGAAGGAACATCTTCGAAGAGACCGTAAAAGAAAAACTTATCATCAGATATCTCAGGCAATATAGGAATTTCTTCTCACTACTGCTCCTGTTCGGTTCCATACTCTCTTTCATTGCCGAATGGCTTGATCCCGGCCAGGGCAATATCTACATTGCCATCGCACTGCTCGGGGTCGTGGTATTGAACGGTACTTTCACATTCATCCAGGAGTATCAGGCCGAGAGGATCATGGCCAGTTTCAGGAACCTGATACCTCCGAAGACGAGGGTAATGCGTGATGGTCAGATCACAGAGATACTGGCCACTGAGCTGGTTGTCGGTGACGTGATCTACCTCGAAGAAGGTGACAAGATCCCGGCAGATGGCAGGCTCATCGAGGAACACTCACTGAAAGTGGACAACTCACCCATAACAGGGGAAGCAGAACCACAGTTACGTTCACTTGAATGTACCCATCCGAATATTCTCGAATGCCGTAATATGGTTTTCTCAGGAACACTTGTGCAGACCGGAAATGGTAAGGCGATCATCTTCGGAACCGGTTCCGATACACAGATAGGGAAACTGGCAGCCCTTACCGAACAGACATCTTCCGTTGACACACCTATTCGCCGGGAACTTAATGATTTCATAAAGATAATCTCTGCAATAGCCATCTTCCTTGGAGTTGTTTTCTTCATCGTTGGTTTCCTTATACAGGATATCTTCCTTGCAAACCTCATATTTGCCATAGGCATCATCGTTGCTAACGTACCGGAAGGTCTCCTGCCCACAGTGACCCTGTCCCTGAGCCTTGCATCCAAAAGGATGGCAAAGAGGAATGCATTGATCAAGCAACTGGAATCAGTGGAAACACTGGGCTCAACTACCGTTATATGCACCGATAAGACCGGAACACTCACACAGAACAAAATGTCGATCCATTCCGTATACACAGGTTCGAAACATCTGGATGTTGAGAAAAAAGAAACTCCACCTGATGTGTTACTACGTGTGTTCACCATCTGTAATAACTCAAGGTTAACAGAAGAGAACCCCGGTTACAAAGGAGACCCTACTGAAGGCTCACTGCTTGTTTATTCAAGCAATTTCACTGATATCGGGAAATTGAAAAATGACTACCCAAGGATGCAGGAGTATCCTTTCGATTCAAAGAAACAGAGGATGCAGGTGATCTGCAAGACGCCTTCCGGTGAGATGGAAGCATATCTAAAGGGTGCTCCAGAGGTCATCCTTGACATGTGCAGTCATATCCTTGTTGAAGGAAAAGAGGATATACTTGATGAAAATGACAAGCTGCGTCTTGAAGAAGAGCATCTTTCAATGGCAAAGAAAGGCGAGAGGGTACTTGCCTTCGCTTACAGGAAAGCTGAAAGCGCAAGTGAATATGATGATGGTTTCATCTTCCTCGGTTTCGCAGGTGCTGTGGACCCGCCAAGACCGGAAGCAAAGGAAGCTATCAGAAAATGTCACAGGGCAGGCATCAAGGTCGTGATGATAACAGGTGACCATCCGGTTACCGCACGTTCCATTGCTGCAACAGTTGGCCTTACAAACGACCATGAAGAACTTGTACTTATCACAGGAGAGGAGCTTGAAAAACTCTCGACAGATGAGATCACACAAAAACTGAAAGCTCCGAGCATTGTTTTCGCACGTACATCCCCTGTTCAGAAACTGAAGATCGTGCAGGCGTTCCAGGCAGCCGGTGAGATCGTTACAATGACAGGTGACGGTGTCAATGATGCACCTGCCATGAAGAATGCTGACATGGGTGTTGCCATGGGAAGTGGTACCGACGTTGCAAGAGAAGCAGCGGATATGGTCCTTCTGGATGACAATTTTGCCACTATCGTAAATGCCATAGAGGAAGGAAGGACGGTCTTTGATAATATCAAGAAATTCATAGCCTACATCCTTACAAGCAATATCCCGGAGATACTTCCTTTCATAGCCTTTGTACTGCTGGCACTGCCACTGCCAATGAACGTACAGCTGATCCTTGCCATTGACCTTGGAACGGATATACTTCCTGCACTCTCGCTTGCGGTTGAGAAGGGAGAAGGGGATATTATGAAAAGACCACCACGTAAGAGGGATGAGAAACTTCTGACACCTCAGGTACTGTTCACATCCTATGGTGTCAAGGGACCCATAGAGGCAGCAGCCGGATTTGCATGTTACTTTGCAGTCTTATTCGACGGAGGATGGACATGGGGACAGCAGCTACCGTTCTCTGACCCGCTCTACATGCAGTCAATTACGGCTTTCTTTGCAGCTGTTATCATATGCCAGATAGCGAACGTGTTCACATCGAAGACAAGAAGGCAATCCGTGCTCACAAAGGGATTCCTTAGCAACCGCATGGTGCTCCTGGGTATAGCCAGCGAACTGATCATTCTTTCATTCATCATATTCAACCCATTCGTGAACCTGATATTCAATACAGCAGCAATATCAATGAAATACATACTTATCGCAGTCCCATTCGCCCTGCTCCTGCTAGGTGTCGATGAACTGAGAAAATACGCTATAAGAAAGGATTCTGAATTTGTTATCCGCTATTTCAAATGGTGA
- the thiC gene encoding phosphomethylpyrimidine synthase ThiC: MTLMEDAKRGKITPQMEAVARDEGIDAKTICSCVANGTISIPNNPVRECRVVGIGKYLSTKINANIGTSRDYIDINDEVEKAKTAEAFGADALMDLSTGGDLDLTRKRIMDAVNIPIGSVPIYQAAASQKAVVDMTSDDMFNAVRKHAKDGIDFVTIHAAVNQDALKRVKQGNRFMDIVSRGGSFTLAWMLHNGEDNPFYAEYDYLMEIAHEYDMAISLGDGMRPGCIHDASDGPSFMEFITLGELVKRTHEANIQCFVEGPGHVPIDEIELSVKAMKNLCHQAPLYLLGPLVTDIAPGYDHITGAIGGTFAGMCGADFLCMTTPAEHLALPTKDDIREGTIVTRIAAHAADLAKEGQKERARAVDNKMAHARKSLDWDTQFELAIDGEKAKRIRDSRNTGSEACSMCGDLCAMKIVSKALEEEKKE; encoded by the coding sequence ATGACACTAATGGAAGATGCTAAGAGGGGCAAGATCACGCCCCAGATGGAAGCTGTTGCAAGGGATGAGGGCATTGACGCAAAGACCATCTGTTCATGTGTTGCCAATGGGACCATAAGTATTCCCAACAACCCTGTAAGGGAATGCAGGGTCGTAGGTATAGGCAAATACCTCAGTACTAAAATCAACGCAAATATTGGAACCTCTCGTGATTACATCGACATAAATGATGAAGTGGAGAAGGCAAAGACCGCAGAAGCTTTCGGTGCCGACGCACTCATGGACCTGTCCACAGGCGGGGACCTCGACCTTACCAGAAAAAGAATAATGGATGCAGTTAACATCCCGATCGGTTCCGTACCGATCTACCAGGCAGCAGCCTCACAGAAAGCTGTTGTTGATATGACATCCGATGACATGTTCAATGCAGTACGCAAGCACGCAAAGGATGGTATCGATTTTGTCACCATACATGCAGCTGTGAACCAGGATGCCCTGAAGAGGGTCAAACAGGGGAACAGGTTCATGGACATCGTCAGCCGTGGAGGTTCATTCACCCTTGCATGGATGCTCCATAACGGTGAGGACAACCCATTCTACGCAGAATACGATTATCTGATGGAAATAGCACACGAGTATGACATGGCTATCAGCCTTGGGGATGGTATGAGACCCGGATGTATCCATGATGCATCTGACGGACCTTCATTCATGGAATTCATAACCCTTGGCGAACTCGTTAAGAGGACACACGAAGCCAACATCCAGTGCTTTGTTGAAGGCCCTGGGCATGTTCCTATCGATGAGATCGAGCTCAGCGTGAAAGCAATGAAGAACCTCTGCCATCAGGCACCACTATACCTGCTTGGTCCACTTGTCACAGACATCGCACCGGGATACGATCATATTACTGGAGCCATCGGAGGTACTTTCGCAGGAATGTGCGGTGCAGATTTCCTGTGTATGACAACACCTGCCGAGCATCTTGCACTACCAACAAAGGACGACATCCGCGAAGGAACCATCGTCACGAGGATAGCTGCACATGCAGCAGACCTTGCAAAGGAAGGGCAGAAAGAACGTGCAAGAGCTGTTGACAACAAGATGGCACATGCACGAAAGAGCCTTGACTGGGATACGCAGTTCGAGCTTGCCATCGACGGTGAGAAGGCAAAGAGGATAAGGGATAGCAGGAACACCGGAAGTGAAGCATGTTCCATGTGCGGTGACCTCTGTGCCATGAAGATCGTCAGCAAGGCACTTGAAGAAGAGAAGAAGGAATAA
- a CDS encoding SgcJ/EcaC family oxidoreductase, with product MEEQHPIESLINKADAAIGQGYLDTLIDIYADDAVLVIQPGMNAVGKEQIRKAFEAIAAHFEHTLEVEQAGMEILETGDVALVLCNTIVSAKEHPCQERKATYVFKKNANDEWLCAIDNSYGHDLLDV from the coding sequence ATGGAAGAACAACATCCAATAGAATCACTGATCAACAAAGCTGATGCTGCTATAGGTCAGGGATATCTCGATACTCTGATAGATATCTATGCAGATGATGCTGTTCTGGTTATTCAGCCTGGGATGAATGCGGTTGGCAAAGAGCAGATCAGAAAAGCATTTGAAGCGATTGCTGCTCATTTTGAGCATACACTGGAGGTCGAACAGGCCGGAATGGAAATTCTGGAAACCGGTGACGTTGCTCTGGTCCTATGTAATACAATTGTTTCAGCTAAAGAACATCCCTGCCAGGAGCGTAAAGCAACCTATGTTTTCAAAAAGAATGCAAATGATGAGTGGCTCTGTGCGATTGACAACTCATACGGACACGACTTGCTGGATGTTTGA
- a CDS encoding NAAT family transporter: MILRCNTGGTRTDNFAFFIYAFSSLFAIVSPVGGVITFVSLTSDMSLDEKNYLASKSVILACIIALFFAVTGQIILNFFGVSIDSLRVAGGILLFVVAFDMILAKVSRESVTEKEIDISMERSDIWIFPIALPLLTGPGTITTIIVLMGSAVSVLQRGEVIAAILLTFLITGVLFHFSRRIYKFLGYTGMLVFTRLMGLLLAAMAVNFITIGIWNIYLSFQ; the protein is encoded by the coding sequence ATGATATTAAGATGTAACACAGGAGGGACAAGGACGGACAATTTTGCTTTTTTTATCTACGCATTCAGCTCTTTATTCGCCATAGTCAGTCCTGTAGGCGGAGTGATCACATTTGTATCATTGACAAGTGACATGAGCCTGGATGAGAAAAATTATCTTGCATCCAAATCTGTGATCCTTGCATGTATAATTGCCTTATTCTTCGCAGTCACAGGACAAATTATCCTCAACTTCTTCGGAGTGAGTATCGATTCTTTGAGAGTTGCCGGTGGGATCCTGCTGTTCGTTGTGGCATTCGATATGATCCTTGCAAAGGTCTCCCGTGAAAGTGTCACAGAGAAAGAGATCGACATATCAATGGAACGTAGTGATATATGGATATTCCCTATCGCACTTCCTCTCCTGACAGGACCCGGTACCATCACCACCATAATAGTCCTGATGGGGAGTGCCGTATCGGTCCTGCAAAGAGGAGAGGTGATAGCAGCTATCCTCCTCACTTTCCTGATAACAGGAGTACTTTTCCATTTCTCAAGAAGGATCTATAAGTTCCTTGGATATACCGGAATGCTGGTGTTCACAAGACTAATGGGACTTCTGCTTGCAGCAATGGCCGTTAATTTCATTACCATTGGTATCTGGAACATCTACTTATCGTTCCAGTAG